The Verrucomicrobiota bacterium sequence TCGCGCGCCACGGTCAAGCGGTTGTGCACCTTCGCCTCTTTCAGCGCTTCCTGCGTCAATCGCACATCGCCAAGGTTATCTTCGACTAATAGAATCTCGATGGGGGTCATGCCATTCCTGTGGTTGAGGTTGCGGCGGTTCGGGGGAATTTAACATAAAAAGTCGTGCCCGGTCCGGCTTTCGGTTCCACCCAGATTTTTCCGCCATGCGTGTCCATGATTTTTTTGCAGATGGCCAATCCGATTCCCGTGCCGGGATACTCCTGTTTGGAGTTCAGGCGTTGAAATATCACAAATATCTGCTCGCGGTATTCCGGGGCGATCCCAATGCCATCATCATGCACCCCCAGCAGCCATTCCCCGCTCCGTTTTTCGGCCGAGACGTGAATCTGCGGCCCGCGCTTCCCTCTGAACTTGATGGCGTTGCCGAGCAGGTTTTGCAAAAGTTGCGTCAGTTGATTCGGGTCGGCCTCCAGTTCGGGCAGGGCGTCGTGGGTGATGGTTGCGCCGCTCTCCTGGATGCTCGTTTCCAGATTCTTGACCGCTTCCCGGAACGCGTTTTCGACCGGCGTCCGGACCAGCTTTCCGCGCCTTGAACCCACCCGGGAATACGCCAGCAGATCATCAATCAGCCGCTGCATGCGTTGCGCGCCATCCACCGCGTACTGGATAAATTCATCGGCATCCGCATCCAGCCGGCCCTTGTACCGGCGGCCGAGCAGTTGACAGTAGTTCGAGACCATCCGCAGCGGCTCCTGGAGATCGTGCGACGCGACATAGGCGAACTGCTCCAGGTCCCGGTTGCTCAGGGCCAGATGCTTGACCGACTCGACTAATTTTGCCTCCGAGTCTGCGCGCTTTCTGGTGGCGTGGGACGTGATCACCCCCGCCCCCACGACCAGCGCGAACGTCAGGGCGGTGCCGATGAATAGGATGATCATTGCCCTCCCCGTTCCCCGGTTCATCGCGGCATCACTGGCATTCAACAGGTCGGTTTCTTCTTGGACGAGTTCTTCGCAAATCCGGCGGATTTCGTCCATCACCCGTTTGCCGACATCCCTATTAACGATTTGCAGCGCCGCCGGCAAACCCTCGCTGCGCCGAAGCTGCACCGTGCTGTTAAGCTCGTCGAATTTTAATTTTATCTGCTGTTCCAGGCGGGCCAATAGCTCGGCCGGTCGGTCCTCTGACTCCCGGAGGCGCCGCAGCTCGGCGAGCAGCCGTGGAATCTCCAGCACCGACGTTTGATACGGTTCTAAATAATTATCTCTTCCGGTCAGCAAATAACCTCTTTGCCCGGTTTCCGCGTCCGTGACTTCCGCCAGAAGCTTGTGGATTGCGTTGAGCGTCAAAAAGCTGTGCTTGCGCAACAAGCTGGAGCGGAAATAGGACTGAAAGGTGAAATACGACGAAGCGCAAATCACCGCGAGAACGAATAATCCCGCTGCCAGTAGAATGCTCGTGTGCTTCTGGCCAAACTCACTGATCGCTGTGCGGTTCCATTTCAAGCCAGACAATAGTACGGGTTTCCTTGGCGGGGCGCTATGGGGTGTTCACCCTATGCGAACCCCATGAGTCGCTGGTTCCAATACGGCAGTTGCCACGGCTGATAAGGGCGGCGGCAGCGGTGCCAAACCTCCCCCAGGCCTGAAATGTGGGGCGGCGCACTCCGGGGCAGCGCGGCCTGATTTTGAAAATCGTCGCGGAATACAATCAGGGCCAAAACCAGGCCGCAGCGTTGGCCTTGGGGCGTTTAACCCGAAAACCGAGGTTGGAGCGGATGGGCTTTCCCGGTTGTTACTTGTTGCTGAGGGTCTGCTTCTTCGGGTTCGGCGGATTATAGCCGTGCGTGGAGCCCTGCGTATATTCGATGGTCTTCGGCGCCTTGATGTTGTTGTACAGGACCGAAACGCCGGAGGGCGGGCAGACATAGTCGCCCAGCCCGGTCGTGATGAAGGTCGGGCATTTGATCCGTTTTCCCATGGTGGCTGTGTCGTAATATCCGAGTCCGTCGGCATAGTCCGGCCGCCAACCGCGCAAGCGACCCAGCTTGATTCCACCGAGATCGCAGCACCAAGGCTTATAAGCGTTACACTGGGTGACATCCGTATCGAGCGCCGCCGCCGTGATGGCTTGCAAACCGCCCTGGCTGCCGCCGGAGGCGATAAGCGTTTTGCCATTCCACTCCGGACGCGTCTTGACATATTCCAAGGCCCGCAGGAGGCGGAACATCATGCCGCTGAAGTAGGCGGTCTCGGGCTTGGCGTTCTCAGTGGCGCTGAAACCGTAGCCCTTGAGGGCGCCGTCTTGGAGCGCCTTGTAATATTCAGGCTCCCGGCCGTTCTCAATCCCATGCGCGTTGATGTCGAGCACCAGCATGCCGGGCCAGCTCTCCTGGTTGGCCCCGCCCACCCCATACCCATGGAAGCTCACTTGGGCTCCCAGCGATTTTTCCTTGGCGTTTTCCGGGACCGACAGGTAGCCGGAAACCGGCTTCCCGCCAGCGCAGGCGATGCTGACATCATAAACTTTAAATCCCGGTTTTTTCGAGGCAACTTCTTTGAGGGTGGCCTTCATCGGGACTTCCGCCAGTTTGGCTTTCTGAGCCTTCCAGAACGCGTCGAAATCGGCCGGCTCCGGATAGCCCTCAAGCTTCGTGGGCTCGACCCCGGCACCCCCCTCGAACTTCAAGGGGCTGCCCTTCGCGTCTTTTACGGGCGTGCCATCCGCATTAAACACGGAGATCTCCAGGCGTACGAAACCGGGCTTGTCCGTGGCCGTGGTGATTTCAACCGGCTGGGTCGCAGAGCTTTTTCCCTCACCCTTGACGGTCTTGCCATCATCACCGGTCCGGGTCCATTTAAGCGTCTTTTCGGCCAGCGGCTGACCGTCGTCCACGAGTTGGACCTTGAAAGTCATGATTTCGTTAGGCCGATAGGAGACCGGCTCCTTGTCCGTAGCCCAGTTGAGTGATAGGGTGCCCCCCAGCAGCGCTGA is a genomic window containing:
- a CDS encoding CHASE3 domain-containing protein, with the protein product MSGLKWNRTAISEFGQKHTSILLAAGLFVLAVICASSYFTFQSYFRSSLLRKHSFLTLNAIHKLLAEVTDAETGQRGYLLTGRDNYLEPYQTSVLEIPRLLAELRRLRESEDRPAELLARLEQQIKLKFDELNSTVQLRRSEGLPAALQIVNRDVGKRVMDEIRRICEELVQEETDLLNASDAAMNRGTGRAMIILFIGTALTFALVVGAGVITSHATRKRADSEAKLVESVKHLALSNRDLEQFAYVASHDLQEPLRMVSNYCQLLGRRYKGRLDADADEFIQYAVDGAQRMQRLIDDLLAYSRVGSRRGKLVRTPVENAFREAVKNLETSIQESGATITHDALPELEADPNQLTQLLQNLLGNAIKFRGKRGPQIHVSAEKRSGEWLLGVHDDGIGIAPEYREQIFVIFQRLNSKQEYPGTGIGLAICKKIMDTHGGKIWVEPKAGPGTTFYVKFPRTAATSTTGMA
- a CDS encoding acetylxylan esterase codes for the protein MHIRFMTAAFAAFWYTSALLGGTLSLNWATDKEPVSYRPNEIMTFKVQLVDDGQPLAEKTLKWTRTGDDGKTVKGEGKSSATQPVEITTATDKPGFVRLEISVFNADGTPVKDAKGSPLKFEGGAGVEPTKLEGYPEPADFDAFWKAQKAKLAEVPMKATLKEVASKKPGFKVYDVSIACAGGKPVSGYLSVPENAKEKSLGAQVSFHGYGVGGANQESWPGMLVLDINAHGIENGREPEYYKALQDGALKGYGFSATENAKPETAYFSGMMFRLLRALEYVKTRPEWNGKTLIASGGSQGGLQAITAAALDTDVTQCNAYKPWCCDLGGIKLGRLRGWRPDYADGLGYYDTATMGKRIKCPTFITTGLGDYVCPPSGVSVLYNNIKAPKTIEYTQGSTHGYNPPNPKKQTLSNK